In a single window of the Heliangelus exortis chromosome 1, bHelExo1.hap1, whole genome shotgun sequence genome:
- the ATP5F1C gene encoding ATP synthase subunit gamma, mitochondrial isoform X2, which produces MFSRGAVVALYQPQWGQVRNMATLKDITRRLKSIKNIQKITKSMKMVSAAKYARAERELKPARIYGTGALALYEKAEVKPSEDKKRHLLIGVSSDRGLCGAIHTSIAKTLKNEITNLKNAGKEVMVVGVGDKIRGLLQRTHGNYFLVTFKEVGRRPPSFGDASIIALELLNSGYEFDEGSVIYNRFRSVISYKTDEKPIYSFETVAGSESLSIYDDIDADVLRNYQEFTLANILYYSLKESTTSEQSARMTAMDNASKNASEMIDKLTLTFNRTRQAVITKELIEIISGAAAL; this is translated from the exons ATGTTCTCCCGGGGTGCTGTCGTTGCGCTTTATCAACCGCAATG GGGCCAAGTCAGGAATATGGCAACTCTAAAAGACA TTACCAGGCGTTTGAAGTCCATCAAGAACATTCAGAAGATTACAAAGTCCATGAAGATGGTTTCTGCAGCAAAATATGCAAGAGCTGAGAGGGAGCTGAAGCCAGCAAGAATCTATGGAACGGGAGCACTGG CTCTCTATGAGAAAGCAGAAGTAAAGCCATCTGAGGACAAGAAGAGGCATCTCCTTATTGGCGTGTCCTCTGACAGAGGTCTGTGTGGTGCTATCCATACATCAATTGCTAAAACCTTGAAGAACGAGATTACCAACCTCAAAAATGCAGGGAAAGAAGTCATGGTGGTTGGAGTAGGTGACAAGATCAGAGGTCTGCTTCAGAG GACACATGGCAATTATTTCCTGGTGACATTCAAAGAAGTGGGACGGAGACCTCCAAGCTTTGGGGATGCTTCTATCATTGCCTTAGAGTTGTTAAACTCTGGGTATGAATTTGATGAAGGTTCTGTCATCTACAATCGTTTCAG GTCTGTCATCTCCTACAAGACTGATGAAAAACCAATCTACTCCTTTGAAACAGTTGCTGGTTCTG AAAGCCTAAGTATCTATGATGATATTGATGCTGATGTGCTGAGAAACTACCAGGAATTTACACTAGCAAATATTCTGTACTATTCCCTGAAGGAATCCACCACCAGTGAGCAGAGTGCTAGGATGACTGCTATGGACAACGCTAGCAAAAATGCTT CTGAGATGATTGACAAATTGACCTTGACCTTCAACCGTACCCGTCAAGCCGTCATTACCAAGGAGCTCATTGAGATCatctctggtgctgctgctct GTGA
- the ATP5F1C gene encoding ATP synthase subunit gamma, mitochondrial isoform X1, translated as MFSRGAVVALYQPQWGQVRNMATLKDITRRLKSIKNIQKITKSMKMVSAAKYARAERELKPARIYGTGALALYEKAEVKPSEDKKRHLLIGVSSDRGLCGAIHTSIAKTLKNEITNLKNAGKEVMVVGVGDKIRGLLQRTHGNYFLVTFKEVGRRPPSFGDASIIALELLNSGYEFDEGSVIYNRFRSVISYKTDEKPIYSFETVAGSESLSIYDDIDADVLRNYQEFTLANILYYSLKESTTSEQSARMTAMDNASKNASEMIDKLTLTFNRTRQAVITKELIEIISGAAALD; from the exons ATGTTCTCCCGGGGTGCTGTCGTTGCGCTTTATCAACCGCAATG GGGCCAAGTCAGGAATATGGCAACTCTAAAAGACA TTACCAGGCGTTTGAAGTCCATCAAGAACATTCAGAAGATTACAAAGTCCATGAAGATGGTTTCTGCAGCAAAATATGCAAGAGCTGAGAGGGAGCTGAAGCCAGCAAGAATCTATGGAACGGGAGCACTGG CTCTCTATGAGAAAGCAGAAGTAAAGCCATCTGAGGACAAGAAGAGGCATCTCCTTATTGGCGTGTCCTCTGACAGAGGTCTGTGTGGTGCTATCCATACATCAATTGCTAAAACCTTGAAGAACGAGATTACCAACCTCAAAAATGCAGGGAAAGAAGTCATGGTGGTTGGAGTAGGTGACAAGATCAGAGGTCTGCTTCAGAG GACACATGGCAATTATTTCCTGGTGACATTCAAAGAAGTGGGACGGAGACCTCCAAGCTTTGGGGATGCTTCTATCATTGCCTTAGAGTTGTTAAACTCTGGGTATGAATTTGATGAAGGTTCTGTCATCTACAATCGTTTCAG GTCTGTCATCTCCTACAAGACTGATGAAAAACCAATCTACTCCTTTGAAACAGTTGCTGGTTCTG AAAGCCTAAGTATCTATGATGATATTGATGCTGATGTGCTGAGAAACTACCAGGAATTTACACTAGCAAATATTCTGTACTATTCCCTGAAGGAATCCACCACCAGTGAGCAGAGTGCTAGGATGACTGCTATGGACAACGCTAGCAAAAATGCTT CTGAGATGATTGACAAATTGACCTTGACCTTCAACCGTACCCGTCAAGCCGTCATTACCAAGGAGCTCATTGAGATCatctctggtgctgctgctct GGATTAA